In the genome of Bordetella avium, the window CGGTGGGCTCATCCAGCAGGATGACCGAGGGCTCGATGAGCAGGGCGCGGCCGAACTCGACAAAACGCTGCTGCCCCCCGCTCATGCTGGATACGGGATCATGGCGCTTTTGTGCCAGGATCGGAAAGCGGTCATACACCGAATCAATGCGCTCACGCACACGGTGCTTGTCCTTGCGAAAAGGCCAGCATCCCAGCAGCAGGTTGTCGTGCACCGAGAGTTCGCCGAACAGACTGCGGTGCTGCGGCACAAAGGCCACGCCATGGCGTGCCCGTTCAAACGAGGGCTGGGCGCTGATATCTTCGCCGCGCAAAGTAATGCGGCCCGTGCGCAGTGGCAAAAAGCCAAACAGCGTCTTCAGCACGGTGGACTTGCCGGCGCCATTGGGCCCAATCACGCCCGTGACCTTGCCCTGACGGGCCTGTACATTGATGCGGTTCAAAATGGTGATGTCACCGTGATAGGCCACGGTAACGTCTTCCAGCGCAAGTATCGCGTTGCTCATCTCAAGCTCCCAGATAGGCTTCGACCACCCGGGGGTCGGCGCGCACATGATCGGCATCACCCTGGGTCAGGATGGCACCTTCG includes:
- a CDS encoding branched-chain amino acid ABC transporter ATP-binding protein, with product MSNAILALEDVTVAYHGDITILNRINVQARQGKVTGVIGPNGAGKSTVLKTLFGFLPLRTGRITLRGEDISAQPSFERARHGVAFVPQHRSLFGELSVHDNLLLGCWPFRKDKHRVRERIDSVYDRFPILAQKRHDPVSSMSGGQQRFVEFGRALLIEPSVILLDEPTAMLAPKISKEIYTLIRGFADEGMTVVLVDQNVRRCAEISDYMYILELGRNKAEGGRETFAEGGGLREMVASWMDYKID